One Spiribacter halobius DNA segment encodes these proteins:
- the gloA gene encoding lactoylglutathione lyase, which produces MAFNTETAPGVQEQAPAETRGFTLNHTMLRIKDPERSLAFYTGVLGLRLLRRLDFPEMSFSLFFLSHAADSEQPPADEGERTAYTFARPGVLELTYNWGDEKDPEVSFHSGNEPPKGFGHIGIAVPDLDAAAAWLEQCGVDWVKRPADGKMNMIAFIRDPDGYWIEIFEPARMKDVGRG; this is translated from the coding sequence CCCCCGCGGAGACCCGCGGCTTCACGCTCAACCACACCATGCTGCGGATCAAGGACCCGGAGCGCTCGCTGGCGTTCTACACGGGCGTGCTTGGCCTGCGCCTGCTGCGGCGGCTGGACTTCCCGGAGATGAGCTTCTCGCTGTTCTTCCTCTCCCATGCCGCCGACAGCGAGCAGCCGCCGGCGGACGAGGGCGAACGCACTGCGTATACCTTTGCCCGCCCGGGCGTGCTCGAGCTCACCTACAACTGGGGTGACGAGAAAGACCCGGAGGTGAGCTTCCACAGCGGCAACGAGCCGCCCAAGGGCTTCGGCCACATCGGCATCGCCGTGCCGGACCTGGACGCTGCCGCCGCCTGGCTGGAGCAGTGCGGCGTGGACTGGGTGAAGCGCCCGGCCGACGGCAAGATGAACATGATCGCCTTCATCCGCGACCCGGACGGCTACTGGATCGAGATCTTCGAGCCAGCCCGCATGAAGGACGTCGGCAGGGGGTGA
- a CDS encoding dienelactone hydrolase family protein, giving the protein MNKNTVFASLCAAGLAMPLAASAEIVSGNVVYEVDGERFEGYHARNTALGDDQPTVFIVHDWDGLTDYEKRRAEMLAEQGYAAFAVDMFGEGVRPESVDHRRALTGALYEDRERMRELVQAGLDAMAEQSGFDPDRVVAMGYCFGGTVTLEMARAGMDVDGFVTFHGGLGTPEGQDYGDVPAPILVLHGTRDQAVTMEDVTDLVGRLDAEGVDFRMELYGGARHAFTVFGGDRYQPTADLRSWEALQDFLADRIGTGRAL; this is encoded by the coding sequence ATGAACAAGAACACCGTATTCGCATCCCTCTGTGCCGCGGGCCTCGCGATGCCGCTGGCGGCGTCTGCCGAGATCGTCTCCGGCAACGTCGTCTACGAAGTGGATGGCGAGCGCTTCGAGGGCTACCACGCCCGCAACACCGCCCTCGGCGACGACCAGCCGACGGTGTTCATCGTCCACGACTGGGACGGGCTCACCGACTACGAGAAGCGCCGCGCGGAAATGCTTGCCGAGCAGGGCTACGCCGCCTTCGCCGTGGACATGTTCGGCGAGGGCGTCCGCCCCGAGAGCGTCGACCACCGGCGGGCCCTCACCGGTGCGCTGTACGAGGACCGCGAGCGCATGCGCGAGCTGGTGCAGGCCGGCCTCGACGCCATGGCGGAGCAGTCCGGCTTCGACCCGGATCGCGTGGTCGCCATGGGCTACTGCTTCGGCGGCACGGTAACGCTGGAGATGGCCCGCGCCGGCATGGACGTGGACGGCTTCGTCACCTTCCACGGCGGCCTGGGCACGCCCGAGGGGCAGGACTACGGCGACGTGCCGGCCCCGATCCTCGTGCTCCACGGCACCCGCGACCAGGCCGTGACCATGGAGGACGTCACCGACCTGGTCGGGCGCCTGGACGCCGAGGGCGTGGACTTCCGCATGGAGCTCTACGGCGGCGCCCGCCACGCGTTTACCGTCTTCGGCGGCGACCGTTACCAGCCCACCGCCGACCTGCGCTCCTGGGAGGCCCTGCAGGACTTCCTCGCCGACCGCATCGGCACCGGCCGGGCGCTGTGA
- a CDS encoding tartrate dehydrogenase: MAHRIALIPGDGIGLEVTPEGVRCLEALARRPGLDFEFTEFPYSCEYYAKHGVMMPEGAIDELSGFDKILLGAVGYPGVPDHVSLWGLLIPLRREFQQCVNLRPVRLLRGLTSPLRNRGPEDIDFIVVRENNEGEYSEIGGRLYDGLPEGMAIQSTVITRKGSERVLDFAFRLAQSRPARHLSSATKSNGIKHTMPFWDECVADVGRRYPDVTWDQFHIDILAANFVTHPDWFDVVVGSNLFGDILSDLGPAIAGGIGVAPSANINPTGELPSMFEPVHGSAPDIAGKGIANPIAMLWTVVMMLEDLSEQQAADDLMGAIEAVTGEGRVLTGDLGGSASTREFTDAVLAHLNG, encoded by the coding sequence ATGGCCCATCGCATTGCACTCATCCCCGGCGACGGCATCGGCCTCGAGGTCACCCCCGAGGGCGTCCGCTGCCTCGAGGCCCTGGCCCGCCGGCCCGGGCTCGATTTCGAATTCACCGAGTTCCCCTACTCCTGCGAGTACTACGCCAAGCACGGTGTGATGATGCCCGAGGGCGCCATCGACGAGCTGAGCGGCTTCGACAAGATCCTGCTCGGCGCGGTGGGCTACCCCGGCGTGCCGGACCACGTCTCCCTGTGGGGCCTGCTGATCCCCCTGCGCCGGGAGTTCCAGCAGTGCGTCAATCTGCGCCCGGTGCGCCTGCTGCGAGGGCTCACCTCGCCCCTGCGCAACCGCGGCCCGGAGGACATCGACTTCATCGTCGTGCGCGAGAACAACGAGGGCGAGTACTCCGAGATCGGCGGCCGCCTCTACGACGGCCTGCCCGAGGGCATGGCCATCCAGTCCACGGTGATCACCCGCAAGGGCTCCGAACGCGTGCTGGACTTCGCCTTCCGGCTCGCCCAGTCGCGCCCCGCCAGGCACCTCAGCTCCGCCACCAAGTCCAACGGCATCAAGCACACCATGCCGTTCTGGGACGAGTGCGTGGCTGACGTCGGCAGGCGCTATCCGGACGTCACCTGGGATCAGTTCCACATCGACATCCTGGCGGCTAACTTCGTCACCCATCCCGACTGGTTCGACGTGGTCGTGGGCAGCAACCTGTTCGGCGACATCCTGTCCGACCTGGGCCCGGCCATCGCCGGCGGCATCGGCGTCGCCCCCTCGGCGAACATCAACCCCACCGGCGAGCTGCCGAGCATGTTCGAGCCCGTCCACGGCTCGGCGCCCGACATCGCCGGCAAGGGCATCGCCAACCCCATCGCCATGCTCTGGACGGTGGTGATGATGCTCGAGGACCTGAGCGAGCAGCAGGCCGCGGACGACCTCATGGGCGCCATCGAGGCGGTCACGGGCGAGGGCCGGGTGCTCACCGGCGACCTCGGCGGCAGCGCCAGCACCCGCGAGTTCACGGACGCCGTTCTGGCGCATCTGAACGGCTGA
- the cydC gene encoding thiol reductant ABC exporter subunit CydC, translating to MRELLPYLRLLRRQRGRLALGALLMFATAGAGIGLLALSGWFITATAVTGALLAAGIAASLEIYVPGGGIRAFAVGRTVARYLERLQNHDAVLRLLALLRARTFARLARLDPATLGRLRGGELLTRLTSDIDRLDGLYLRGLAPPLVAALALALTTALLAIGDGGTALATVAALGTFGAVLLLGAWRLGRRLTEQLAASGARLRAGIVDHLRGLGELLAFRSAGHHRAGLDALDAAYRGEDTALARGIARGEALLHGGVQLAAVLVLLAALSLYAAGTVSGAVAVMMPLAVLGLLEPLGVLPGSGLHLARARAAARRLDAEAERPPAVPAPASPLPVPAGGALTLADVTVERGAGARVLAGVSLEVAAGEAVAVLGVSGSGKSTLAQLACRQLDPSAGSVGLGGIDLRRLDPDALYPAVGYLTQHTDLFAGSVADNLRLADPEASVARLWQLLEAVDLAGFVDGLPEGIDTWIGEAGLQLSGGQARRLALGRLLLRDPVLVVLDEPLSGLDAASARHVAATLERWLAGRTTLLLGHGREALPAADRYLTLRHGRLEPLPG from the coding sequence ATGCGTGAGCTGCTGCCCTATCTGCGCCTACTGCGCCGCCAGCGCGGCCGCCTCGCCCTGGGGGCGCTGCTGATGTTCGCCACCGCCGGGGCCGGGATCGGCCTGCTGGCGCTGTCCGGCTGGTTCATCACGGCAACGGCGGTCACCGGCGCGCTGCTCGCCGCCGGCATCGCGGCGAGCCTCGAGATCTATGTCCCCGGCGGCGGCATCCGCGCCTTCGCCGTCGGTCGGACGGTGGCCCGCTACCTGGAGCGGCTGCAGAACCACGACGCCGTGCTGCGCCTGCTGGCGCTGCTGCGCGCGCGGACCTTCGCCCGGCTGGCGCGGCTGGATCCGGCCACGCTCGGGCGCCTGCGCGGCGGCGAGCTGCTCACTCGCCTGACCAGCGACATCGATCGCCTCGACGGCCTCTACCTGCGGGGCCTGGCGCCGCCGCTGGTGGCCGCACTCGCGCTCGCCCTCACCACGGCCCTGCTCGCCATCGGCGACGGCGGCACGGCGCTGGCCACCGTCGCGGCCCTCGGGACCTTCGGTGCCGTCCTGCTCCTGGGCGCCTGGCGGCTCGGCCGCCGGCTCACCGAGCAGCTCGCCGCCAGCGGCGCGCGGCTTCGGGCCGGCATCGTCGACCATCTGCGCGGGCTCGGCGAGCTGCTGGCCTTCCGCAGTGCCGGGCACCATCGCGCAGGGCTGGACGCCCTCGATGCCGCCTATCGGGGCGAGGACACGGCACTTGCCCGCGGCATCGCCCGGGGCGAGGCCCTGCTGCACGGCGGCGTGCAGCTTGCCGCGGTGCTCGTGCTGCTGGCGGCGCTCTCGCTATACGCCGCCGGTACCGTCTCCGGTGCGGTGGCGGTGATGATGCCGCTGGCGGTGCTCGGGCTGCTGGAGCCGCTGGGCGTGCTGCCCGGCTCGGGGCTGCATCTAGCCCGGGCGCGGGCGGCGGCCCGGCGGCTCGATGCCGAGGCGGAGCGTCCACCCGCCGTGCCGGCGCCGGCATCACCGCTGCCGGTACCGGCTGGCGGGGCGCTCACGCTGGCGGACGTCACGGTGGAGCGGGGCGCCGGGGCGCGGGTGCTGGCGGGGGTCAGCCTGGAAGTGGCCGCCGGCGAGGCGGTCGCCGTCCTCGGGGTCTCGGGCAGTGGCAAGTCCACCCTGGCCCAGCTCGCGTGTCGCCAGCTCGATCCCAGCGCCGGCAGCGTGGGCCTCGGCGGTATCGATCTGCGCCGGCTGGACCCGGACGCGCTGTACCCGGCCGTCGGCTACCTCACCCAGCACACGGATCTGTTCGCCGGCAGCGTCGCCGACAACCTGCGCCTGGCGGACCCCGAGGCGTCTGTGGCGCGCCTGTGGCAGCTGCTGGAGGCCGTGGACCTCGCCGGCTTCGTGGACGGGCTGCCCGAGGGGATCGACACCTGGATCGGCGAGGCGGGGCTACAGCTCTCCGGCGGTCAGGCACGGCGGCTGGCGCTCGGCCGCCTGTTGCTGCGTGATCCGGTCCTGGTGGTGCTGGACGAGCCCTTGAGCGGCCTTGATGCAGCCTCGGCGCGACACGTCGCCGCGACGCTGGAGCGCTGGCTCGCCGGCCGCACGACACTGCTGCTCGGCCACGGCCGCGAGGCGCTGCCGGCGGCCGACCGCTACCTCACCCTCCGCCACGGGCGGCTCGAGCCGCTGCCCGGCTGA
- the cydD gene encoding thiol reductant ABC exporter subunit CydD, translating to MRGELRLAAAAGVAEGLLIVAQAGLIAWLVHAVVRLERPLWGEATSIAALLLVVLARPACQVLRAQAATAAGSRVRERVRGRLLDRVLALGPTGVAADSEGALASRLTEQVDALDGYFSRYRPQMTVAVVVPLAILAAAFSQDWLAALFLLLSAPLIPLFMALVGLGAERLNRDQFESLARLSGHFLDRLRGLATLRLLGRAGDAAAEVHAASDAYRERSMRVLRVAFLSSAVLEFFASVAIAVVAIYVGFALLGYIEFGPAPEVTLFSGLFVLLLAPEFFQPLRALAQHYHDRAAALGAVEALMALEATPEPPPRAPEVARRWVLEAEDLVLERPGRGAILRVRRLQVPAGERLVVSGPSGSGKTSLLLALAGLLPPSAGTVRHGRPEAPVGWLGAPPFLAEASLRENIRLGAPDADEAAIARAADLAGVSEFAARLPDGLDAVIGERGAGLSGGEAQRVALARALVSPAPLLLLDEPTAALDADTEAVVLSGLQRLADEGRALVIASHDATVIAAADRHWRIREGALEPADHA from the coding sequence GTGCGCGGCGAGCTCCGGCTGGCCGCCGCCGCCGGTGTCGCCGAGGGCCTGCTGATCGTCGCCCAGGCCGGGCTCATCGCCTGGCTGGTGCACGCCGTGGTCCGCCTGGAGCGCCCGCTCTGGGGTGAAGCCACAAGCATCGCCGCGCTGCTGCTGGTGGTGCTCGCCCGTCCGGCCTGCCAGGTGTTGCGTGCCCAGGCGGCCACGGCCGCCGGCAGCCGCGTGCGCGAGCGGGTGCGGGGCCGGCTGCTGGACCGCGTGCTCGCCCTCGGGCCTACCGGCGTTGCCGCGGACTCCGAAGGCGCCCTGGCGAGCCGTCTCACCGAGCAGGTGGACGCGCTCGACGGCTACTTCTCCCGCTACCGCCCGCAGATGACCGTGGCAGTGGTGGTGCCGCTGGCGATTCTGGCGGCGGCGTTCAGCCAGGACTGGCTGGCGGCACTCTTCCTGCTGCTCTCCGCGCCGCTCATTCCCCTGTTCATGGCGCTGGTGGGACTTGGCGCCGAGCGCCTCAACCGCGACCAGTTCGAGAGCCTGGCGCGGCTCTCCGGGCACTTCCTGGACCGGCTGCGGGGACTCGCCACCCTGCGCCTGCTTGGCCGCGCCGGCGACGCCGCCGCCGAGGTGCACGCCGCCTCCGACGCCTACCGCGAGCGCAGCATGCGGGTGCTGCGGGTGGCCTTCCTGTCCTCCGCGGTACTGGAGTTCTTCGCCTCGGTGGCCATCGCCGTGGTGGCCATCTACGTCGGCTTCGCCCTGCTCGGCTACATCGAGTTCGGGCCGGCGCCGGAGGTGACGCTGTTCAGCGGGCTGTTCGTGCTGCTGCTCGCCCCGGAATTCTTCCAGCCGCTGCGAGCCCTGGCCCAGCACTACCACGACCGCGCGGCGGCGCTCGGCGCCGTCGAGGCGCTGATGGCGCTGGAGGCCACACCCGAGCCGCCGCCGCGGGCGCCAGAGGTGGCCAGACGCTGGGTGCTGGAGGCGGAAGACCTCGTGCTGGAACGCCCCGGCCGGGGTGCCATCCTGCGGGTCCGGCGGCTGCAGGTCCCGGCCGGGGAGCGTCTGGTGGTGAGCGGGCCGTCGGGCAGCGGGAAGACCTCGCTGCTGCTGGCCCTGGCGGGGCTGCTGCCACCATCCGCCGGCACGGTTCGCCACGGGCGCCCGGAGGCGCCGGTGGGCTGGCTGGGTGCCCCCCCCTTCCTCGCCGAGGCGAGCCTGCGCGAGAACATCCGCCTGGGCGCTCCTGACGCCGATGAGGCCGCCATCGCCCGTGCCGCCGATCTCGCCGGTGTCAGCGAGTTCGCCGCGCGGCTGCCGGACGGCCTCGACGCCGTGATCGGGGAGCGCGGCGCCGGGCTCTCCGGCGGCGAGGCGCAGCGCGTCGCGCTGGCCAGAGCGCTGGTCTCGCCGGCGCCGCTGCTGCTGCTCGACGAGCCCACGGCGGCCCTGGACGCGGACACGGAGGCCGTGGTCCTCTCCGGGCTGCAGCGTCTTGCCGACGAGGGCCGGGCGCTGGTGATCGCGAGCCACGACGCCACCGTGATCGCCGCGGCGGACCGCCACTGGCGCATCCGCGAAGGCGCGCTGGAGCCGGCCGATCATGCGTGA
- the cydB gene encoding cytochrome d ubiquinol oxidase subunit II, with product MALIDTTMIWAVIIAFGVMMYVLMDGFDLGVGILYPFAPDEHSRDIMMNSVAPVWDGNETWLVLGGAGLLGAFPLVYSILLPALYLGVFLLLAGLIFRGVAFEFRFKARTSKHYWSIAFAGGSTLAAFAQGAVVGAYIQGFEVEGTAYAGGAFDWLTPFTIFTGIGLVIGYALLGSTWLIMKTEGGVQDWAYRVSLPLLAGLLGVFALVSIWTPLVDEFVRERWFGHLYLIWLLPAGALLCAWTLYRAVRRRDEGLPFVATMGIFVFTYLGLLASKWPYVIPPTFTLRDAASAPESQLFLLLGVLFVIPIVLAYTAWTYWVFRGKVRADAGYH from the coding sequence ATGGCTCTGATCGACACGACCATGATCTGGGCGGTCATCATCGCCTTCGGCGTGATGATGTACGTCCTGATGGACGGCTTCGACCTGGGCGTCGGGATCCTCTACCCCTTCGCCCCGGACGAGCATTCCCGGGATATCATGATGAACTCCGTCGCCCCCGTGTGGGATGGCAACGAGACCTGGCTGGTGCTCGGTGGCGCCGGCCTGCTCGGCGCCTTTCCGCTGGTGTACTCGATTCTGCTGCCAGCACTCTATCTGGGCGTGTTCCTGCTGCTCGCGGGGCTGATCTTCCGGGGCGTGGCGTTCGAGTTCCGATTCAAGGCGCGCACCTCGAAGCACTACTGGAGCATTGCCTTCGCCGGCGGCTCGACGCTTGCCGCCTTCGCCCAGGGCGCCGTGGTGGGTGCCTATATCCAGGGCTTCGAGGTGGAAGGCACGGCCTACGCCGGCGGCGCCTTCGACTGGCTGACACCATTCACGATCTTCACCGGCATCGGGCTGGTGATCGGCTATGCGCTGCTCGGCAGCACCTGGCTGATCATGAAGACCGAGGGCGGCGTGCAGGACTGGGCCTATCGCGTCAGCCTGCCGCTGCTGGCCGGGCTACTCGGCGTGTTCGCGCTGGTCAGCATCTGGACACCGCTGGTGGACGAGTTCGTGCGGGAGCGCTGGTTCGGTCACCTCTACCTGATCTGGCTGCTGCCCGCGGGTGCGCTGCTCTGCGCCTGGACGCTGTACCGTGCGGTCAGGCGCCGAGACGAGGGCCTGCCCTTCGTCGCGACCATGGGCATCTTCGTGTTCACCTACCTGGGCCTGCTGGCGAGCAAGTGGCCCTACGTCATTCCGCCCACCTTCACCCTGCGGGATGCGGCCTCGGCGCCGGAGTCGCAGCTGTTCCTGCTGCTCGGCGTGCTGTTCGTCATCCCCATCGTGCTGGCCTACACCGCCTGGACGTACTGGGTGTTCCGCGGCAAGGTGCGCGCCGATGCCGGCTACCACTAG
- a CDS encoding cytochrome ubiquinol oxidase subunit I, whose product MELDPILLSRIQFAFVVSFHAIFPVFTIGLAAYIALLEGLHFRTGNPAWEMLSKFWTKVFAVAFGMGVVSGIVMSFQFGTNWSNFSQASANFLGPVLSYEVVTAFFLEAAFLGVLLFGRDKVPKGTHLFAAIMVAVGTFISSFWILAANSWLHTPAGVELREGVFHVTDWAAAIFNPSFPYRFAHMALASFLTGGFVVAGVSAWFLLRGHAIEANRKALSMCLWLLLVLAPAQAVVGDFHGLNTLEHQPTKIAAMEGSWERHAGAPLLLFAIPDQAAQTNHFEIGIPGLASYILTHDFNGVIPGVSEVPRAEQPPVAIVFWSFRIMVGLGLLMIAFAVWGFVLRLRGRLYEPGRFHRLLPWMIAAPFIAVLAGWVTTESGRAPWLVYGLMSFSEGVTPSLSGWMALTTLIGYMLVYAVVYGSGAYYFYRVVTNGMEAPDHPEHGVGRPMRPLSGADVSWDDPSITAPATR is encoded by the coding sequence ATGGAGCTCGATCCGATCCTGCTTTCGCGAATCCAGTTCGCGTTCGTGGTTTCGTTCCACGCCATCTTTCCGGTTTTCACCATCGGGCTGGCGGCCTACATCGCCTTGCTCGAGGGCCTGCATTTCCGCACCGGCAATCCGGCCTGGGAGATGCTCTCGAAATTCTGGACCAAGGTATTCGCCGTCGCCTTCGGCATGGGCGTGGTCTCCGGCATCGTCATGTCGTTCCAGTTCGGCACCAACTGGAGCAACTTTTCCCAGGCCTCGGCCAACTTCCTCGGCCCGGTGCTGAGCTACGAGGTGGTGACCGCCTTCTTCCTCGAGGCGGCCTTCCTCGGCGTGCTGCTGTTCGGCCGGGACAAGGTGCCCAAGGGCACGCACCTGTTCGCGGCGATCATGGTCGCGGTGGGGACGTTCATCTCCTCGTTCTGGATCCTGGCGGCGAACAGCTGGCTGCACACGCCCGCCGGCGTGGAGCTGCGCGAGGGCGTGTTCCACGTGACCGACTGGGCGGCGGCCATCTTCAACCCGTCATTCCCCTACCGTTTCGCGCACATGGCGCTCGCCTCCTTCCTCACCGGCGGCTTCGTGGTGGCCGGCGTGAGCGCCTGGTTCCTGCTCCGCGGCCACGCCATCGAGGCCAACCGCAAGGCGCTGTCCATGTGTCTGTGGCTGCTGCTTGTCCTCGCCCCGGCGCAGGCCGTCGTGGGCGATTTCCACGGCCTCAACACGCTCGAGCACCAGCCCACCAAGATCGCCGCCATGGAGGGCAGCTGGGAGCGTCACGCCGGCGCGCCGCTGCTCCTGTTCGCGATCCCGGACCAGGCCGCGCAGACCAACCACTTCGAGATCGGGATCCCGGGGCTGGCCAGCTACATCCTCACCCATGACTTCAACGGCGTGATCCCGGGGGTGAGCGAGGTGCCGCGGGCCGAGCAGCCGCCGGTGGCGATCGTGTTCTGGTCGTTCCGGATCATGGTGGGCCTGGGGCTGCTGATGATCGCCTTCGCCGTCTGGGGCTTCGTGCTGCGCCTGCGCGGGCGGCTGTACGAGCCCGGCCGCTTTCATCGCCTGCTGCCGTGGATGATCGCCGCGCCCTTCATCGCGGTGCTCGCCGGCTGGGTGACCACCGAGAGCGGGCGGGCGCCCTGGCTGGTCTACGGCCTGATGAGCTTCAGCGAGGGCGTGACGCCGTCGCTCAGCGGCTGGATGGCCCTCACCACGCTCATTGGCTACATGCTGGTCTACGCGGTGGTTTACGGCTCCGGGGCCTACTACTTCTATCGCGTCGTGACCAATGGCATGGAGGCGCCGGACCATCCCGAGCACGGCGTCGGCCGGCCGATGCGCCCGCTCTCCGGCGCGGACGTGTCCTGGGACGATCCCTCCATCACCGCACCGGCCACGAGGTAA
- a CDS encoding Crp/Fnr family transcriptional regulator, which yields MSTETQQHSAERATHPALAGLDPAGRAEVLAASRRLTLPAGTRVFAPGQRCEGLPLVVEGEIRVQMTGVSGNEIVLYRIGPGQLCTLSVSCLLSRGAYRAEAYAEEGSVVLVLPAELAERLMDDAPAFRHAVLESYGERLQALMLVIEEVAFRRVDQRLAERLISRQRQGLLTVTHQDLAVELGTAREVVSRLLKEFERQSLVRLERGLIELRHEPGLARIAAGLGVQRTH from the coding sequence ATGAGCACCGAGACGCAGCAGCACAGTGCAGAGCGCGCCACGCATCCGGCGCTCGCGGGGCTCGACCCCGCCGGCCGCGCGGAAGTGCTGGCGGCAAGCCGTCGGCTGACGCTGCCGGCCGGCACCCGGGTCTTCGCTCCCGGGCAGCGCTGCGAAGGTCTGCCGCTGGTGGTGGAGGGGGAGATCCGGGTGCAGATGACCGGTGTCTCCGGCAACGAGATCGTGCTCTACCGAATCGGCCCCGGCCAGCTCTGCACGCTCTCGGTGTCCTGCCTGCTCAGCCGCGGTGCCTATCGCGCGGAGGCCTATGCCGAAGAGGGCAGCGTGGTCCTGGTGCTGCCCGCGGAGCTCGCCGAGCGGCTAATGGACGACGCGCCGGCCTTTCGGCATGCCGTGCTCGAAAGCTACGGTGAGCGCCTGCAGGCGCTAATGCTGGTGATCGAGGAGGTGGCCTTCCGTCGCGTCGACCAGCGCCTCGCCGAGCGGCTGATCAGCCGCCAGCGACAGGGGCTGCTCACGGTGACTCACCAGGATCTCGCAGTGGAGCTGGGCACCGCGCGGGAAGTGGTAAGCCGGCTGCTCAAGGAGTTCGAGCGCCAGTCGCTGGTGCGCCTCGAGCGCGGCCTCATCGAGCTCCGTCACGAGCCGGGCCTGGCCCGCATCGCCGCGGGGCTCGGCGTACAACGCACGCACTGA
- a CDS encoding YgaP family membrane protein: MFQRNVGTLDRALRAVAGLALIAAALAVDGMVWGWIGLIPLATAVVGYCPAYRLIGLSSCRQRPTTRNAQG; encoded by the coding sequence ATGTTCCAGCGCAACGTCGGCACTCTCGACCGCGCCCTGCGAGCCGTCGCCGGGCTTGCCCTGATCGCCGCCGCCCTGGCCGTCGACGGCATGGTCTGGGGCTGGATCGGCCTTATTCCGCTCGCCACCGCCGTCGTCGGTTACTGCCCGGCCTACCGGCTCATCGGCCTGAGCAGCTGCCGGCAGCGGCCGACCACCCGCAACGCTCAAGGATAG
- a CDS encoding DsrE family protein gives MRPLQILFLAALLVVLAAPAAAQSERSLLTIVTSGEAETQAMALILTRQARAAGSDVRVLLCDAAGDLALRGATDTSPVIQPAGMSPAAMLRGLLQAGVTVEVCAIYLPNRSADEDDLAEGVRVARPDAIGALVADPAVRLFTF, from the coding sequence ATGAGACCCTTGCAGATCCTGTTCCTCGCCGCGCTGCTGGTGGTGCTCGCCGCGCCCGCAGCGGCGCAGTCGGAGCGATCACTGCTCACCATCGTCACCAGCGGCGAGGCCGAGACCCAGGCCATGGCGCTCATCCTCACCCGTCAGGCCCGGGCGGCCGGCAGCGACGTGCGCGTACTGCTCTGCGACGCCGCCGGCGACCTCGCACTGCGCGGTGCCACCGACACGAGTCCCGTCATCCAGCCGGCGGGCATGAGCCCGGCGGCCATGCTGCGCGGTTTGCTGCAAGCGGGCGTCACTGTCGAGGTGTGCGCCATCTACCTGCCGAACCGTAGCGCCGACGAAGACGACCTGGCCGAGGGCGTGCGCGTCGCCCGCCCCGATGCCATTGGCGCCCTGGTGGCCGATCCGGCCGTTCGCCTGTTCACGTTCTAG
- a CDS encoding sulfurtransferase — protein sequence MRQFAAQRVLPRALLGLALLLPVAAAAASPAVVDAEWLRQHHDRVAVVETSRSVDAFADTGHIPGAAFVAMGEFLAEREGRHGRIRYLLPEAEAFQATVRGLGVDAGETVVIAPAGHTVYGDATVAARLYWQLRYYGHDDVAVLDGGVAAWRATGGAVTDTLADTAAGDFTARAPRSELLATSAEVEGIVAGEVNARLLDNRPLEPFAGLAGQDYVRGLGHLPGAEPLPFTLFVTEREGIVHWRSREEVRRLVQALVGASPGPMVTYCNSGHVSALAWFALSEIGELPQVRLYDGSLHEWTLDGDRELVIGR from the coding sequence ATGAGACAGTTCGCAGCGCAGCGGGTTCTGCCCCGCGCGCTGCTCGGCCTTGCCTTGCTTCTGCCCGTCGCGGCGGCTGCGGCGAGCCCCGCGGTGGTCGACGCCGAGTGGCTGCGACAGCACCACGACCGCGTCGCCGTCGTGGAGACCTCCCGCTCCGTGGATGCCTTTGCGGACACCGGGCATATCCCGGGCGCGGCGTTCGTCGCCATGGGCGAGTTCCTGGCGGAGCGCGAGGGGCGCCACGGGCGCATCCGCTACCTGCTGCCGGAGGCGGAGGCCTTCCAGGCCACTGTCCGCGGGCTTGGCGTCGACGCCGGGGAGACGGTGGTCATCGCCCCTGCCGGGCACACGGTCTATGGCGACGCGACCGTGGCGGCGCGGCTGTACTGGCAGCTCCGCTACTACGGCCATGACGACGTCGCCGTACTCGACGGCGGAGTGGCTGCCTGGCGTGCGACCGGCGGCGCCGTGACCGACACCCTCGCGGACACCGCCGCCGGCGACTTCACGGCGAGGGCGCCGCGCTCGGAGCTACTCGCCACCAGCGCCGAAGTCGAGGGCATCGTCGCCGGCGAGGTCAACGCACGGCTGCTGGACAATCGGCCACTGGAGCCATTTGCGGGACTGGCCGGCCAGGACTACGTCCGTGGCCTGGGCCATCTGCCGGGGGCCGAGCCGCTGCCGTTCACGCTGTTCGTCACCGAGCGCGAGGGTATCGTCCACTGGCGCTCCCGCGAGGAGGTGAGGCGGCTGGTACAGGCTCTGGTTGGGGCCTCACCGGGGCCGATGGTGACCTACTGCAACTCGGGGCATGTGTCTGCCCTCGCCTGGTTCGCGCTGAGCGAGATCGGTGAACTGCCGCAGGTGCGTCTCTACGACGGCTCTCTCCACGAGTGGACCCTGGATGGGGATCGCGAGCTGGTAATCGGCCGGTAG